The sequence TTGAGTAGTTGTAAATTGTGTTCGTGAGTTTTGACTGCAATGCGATAGTAGGTACTATCTAGGCCGATGTAGTTGCTGCAGTCGCGGATCATGATGCCGTGTGGCATGAGCTGGCTAGCTATAGCAATGTCAGTTTTAAATAGAATGTAATTTGCGACACTTTTGAAAACGGTAAATCCTAAATTTGCCAATTCGGTCTCTAAAAATTTGCGCTCCGTATTAATTAGGGCCAGGCTACTGCGGATGTATTCTGGGTCCTCAAAGCAGGCAACTCCAGCTACCTGGGCAACAGTCGATACGCTCCATGGCTGGCCTTGCGCATTGATGGCTGAAAGAATGGAGGGGTTGGAGCATATACAAAAGCCAAGTCGAATTCCGGCCATGGCAAAAATTTTGGTGAACGCTTTTAGTATTATGACGTTAGGGTATTGTGTAAATTTTGTAACAAAGCTAGAATCAGGTGAGACGAAGTCGATAAAGCATTCGTCGATGATGAGTAGCTTGGCATTTGCGGCGATCTTTTCTAAAAGGGATATGGAGCATAGCTGACCTGTGGGGTTATTGGGATTACAAATAAAGACTACTTTGCCAGTTGCGTATATGGCGATATCATCGTGAACTGCAAAATTGTCTGCTGGAGAGAGGTGATAATGCTCTACAGGAGAACCGGCATTTTTGAGAGCCAGTTCGTATTCCGAAAATGTGGGAGCAAGAACTACTGCTGGAGTAGAATTGAGATAGTATGCAATTTTGAAAATGAGATCGGCAGCACCGTTTCCGAAGAGTATGTGCGCTGCGTTGATGTTATAATACTGTGCAGTAGCTTGAGCGAGAGTTCTGCAATTGGGATCGGGATATGATGAGTATTGGTTTACAGAAGCCGTTATGGCGTTTTGCACAGCAGAGGGAAGCCCTAGAGGGTTGGTGTTTTCTGAAAAGTCGAGAGGCTTTTGACCTGTGAGAGCTTCGAAGGTATAAATATCTCCACCGTGAATCATTGTATTGGTTCCTTTCTATTTTATTTTATATATTTATTAGATGCTCTGCGATATTATACTAGATAATAGAAAAAATGAGCATCAAAATGGAAGTGAGATACATTAGCTGGATGGCGCGTTTGATATCGGAGGTTTGAACAGGGCGCAATGAGTTGCCTATTGTGTGTCGGTGAACAACAACGCCATTGTAGGTCGCGTCGCCTCCCAATTGTATGCCCAATGCTCCGGCGCAAGCCGCTTCGGTGTGTGCAGAGTTGGGGCTGGCATGTTTTTTGTGATCTCTGATGTAAATTTTGAAGGCATTTTTTGGGTCGAGGCTAAGGAAAGCGGAAGCGGCAATCATAAGCAAGGCGGCTATTCGAGCAGGTAAAAAGTTAGCGAGGTCATCAACTTTTGCGGCGCATTTGCCGAATAGTAAATATTTATCGTTTTTGTATCCGATCATAGAATCCATTGTATTGATTGCTTTATACATAAATGCCAGTGGGGCACCTCCAATGGCCATATAAAATAGAGGTGCAACAACGCCATCGGTTGTGTTTTCGGAAACGGTTTCGATTGTGGCTTTAATAACGCCGTCTCGATCGAGATTTTTGGTATCGCGACCTACTATGTGAGATAAAGCTTTGCGGGCTTCGTTGGGTTTGCCACAAGAAACGGCATCAAATACTCGTAGCGCTGCAGTTTTGAGAGATTTTGCAGCCAATATTTGGAAACAAAAAAAGATGTCGACAGCGAGGGCCACCCATGGATTAAAGGCGTGGAGCACTGCCAAAATGATAAGCGGTACGAAAAATGATATGGAGCATACTATGGCAACGAGATATGCGCCAGCCCTAACTTCATCTGGAATACGTTCTCGCAAATACTTTTCGGTTTTGGTAATTAATTTGCCTATCATAGAAACAGGATGTGGAATATAAGCAGGGTCTCCAAATAGTGCGTCTAGACCAAATGCTATTAAAATTACAAAGTTCATAAATTAGTCCTCCTTAATATCAGACCATCCCAAGAGCATAAGATAGAGTGACCGTTAGCAAGTTGATAGTCATAAAAATTTAGATGCGCAGAGTCGAGAGATTCCATGATTGCCATGACGGTGCCACCATGGCAGACAATTACGATGGTAGAAGAGAGTGGGAGAGCTGCCGTAATTTTAAGAAATGCTGCAACGCATCGAGACTTGAAGGCAGCTATGCTTTCGCCACCAGAAGTGTCGTCTATGCCTGCAATAAAGTTGCGATAGTTCTCATTATGCTTTAGTTCGTCATAGGTTTTGTTTTCGAATTTACCAAAATCTATTTCGCGGAGTGCGTCGACTGTAATGTAAGGTGAATTGGGATATAGCAAAAGAGTAGTTTGTAGACAACGTTTTAAGGGGCTGGTAAAGATATGCGTTGGTGTTGCGGGCAAATTAGCGGTAATAGACTGAGAAGCTGGCTGAAATAAGTCTTGATCAGTGGAGCCGATATAACGTTTTTCGTAATTGCCGAGTGTTTTGAGGTGGCGTACAAAGTAGACATTCATAGAGGGCACCTACTTAATCTGTATAGGAATTCCGGCTTCTAGTTTAAAAACCTGAGTTGCCGCGGCAGCGAGTTTGCAGGCAGCTCGACCGACAGCCTCCCGCCATTGCCGTTCTTGCTTATCTAGCGGAATAATGCCGCAGCCAATTTCGGTGCATATAACGACGATATCGGGCGTTGCGAGTATATCAGCTATGTGGGCATCGATGTCTGCAGAAGTGTTGATCCATTCTCGAACAAGCGATTCAAAGTTGTCTATTATATTGAGATTGAAAGTTTTGGCAAATTCTGTTTTGCCTTGACAAATGCCCCCGGTAATAAAAATCATAAAAAAGTTCCTCCTATGGCTATTGAAAGCGGTAATAAAAGTTCGAGAGAAGAAGTGATAAACCCGGCCAAATCGCCGGTCATTCCTCCAAACTGCTTGGTTGCATATGGAATAAAGATTGCTAAAAAGATTGTACAGACAAGAATCAACAGAAGACCAACATATAAATTGAGAACGCAGATGATGGCAAACAAAATAGCGGTCCATAGCAATAAAGCAAGCACAACAAAAGTATCGGCGGCATTTGCGAAAGTTGCTCCAAGGCCGTCTGGTTTGGCTCGCTTTAGATATAATAACGGGAGTGCGCCAAGAGATCGACTGAGTGCAAAAATAAATGGCACAACTCCGATTAGCTGGTTGTTGGATATAATTTGGCTGTATACTCCAAATAACATAAGTAAGTAAGTGGCTGCAGAAATAATCCCAAAGGCTCCAACGTGAGGGTCTTTGAGAATTGTCAATTTCTTTGCGGGATCACCATATGAGAATGTAGCGTCGCAGGTGTCGATTAGGCCATCAAAATGAATCCCACCAGAAATAATGATGGGTATGAGTAGCAAAACAATTGCGGTAAAGTTTGCGTTAAATCCTGAAAGTAAGTAGTACATGGCATACCAGATTGCTCCGATCAACAGGCCGATTAACGGATAAAAGTAAAAACAATTTTTGAGGGCCTTGTCGGTCCAAGCAACTTGTGGGGTCGGTATGATCGAGTACATAGAAAAGCAAATTATAAAACTGACCATTGCAGATCACTCCTAGGTAGGTATATTTTATATTAATTTGCAAGATTTGGATAGTGGTATTTTAGGGAAGCAGAGGTGAATTGTGGCAAAAAGAGCCTTTTAGTGCAACCGGAATGCCATAGACCACTTCGATGACAGAATCAGCCTTGGCGGCGAAGTATTGATTTAGCGAAGCCAGCTCATGAGTATATTCTATGGTGAGAGGCTCATAGGTGTAGCCATCAGAAAAAACCTTGTTGCTAACCAATATAAAATTTTGGCACTGAGAAGCCATGGAGTTGATGCCGCGCTTGATGTTATCTTCAAAGTTGTCGTAGCTAAAAAATTCGTTGGCAACAAGATTGGAAAGGCACTCGACTAAGATGGTGTGATACGATCTGTCGGCAAACTCTTCTAATTGAACATATTTTTCTAGGGTATCAAAACCTTTTGTAGACCTGAGGTGATGATGCCGAGCGATGCGTTCGATGGCTTCTGATCCAAAAGGTTGCATTGTGGCGACGTATAGCTTTTTCTCTGTAGTGTGAACGCATAGACTTTCGGCATATTCGGACTTACCGCTAGCTGCGCCTCCCAAAATTAATGTGAACATAGATTTTTCCTTTCAGAGTAAATTTTATGATAGGGGCACATATTTTTTGACGTTGATTTGATCAAAGTTGCTCATCTCGCGGTAAATTTTTAGTGCCATATCAAATAATGGAAATGCCATAGTGGCACCGGTGCCTTCTCCGAGATGCATATCCAAAAACAAAAACGGCTCGAGCCCGATCGCGTCTAGTACCATTTTGGTGGCTGGTTCGGATGAAACATGTGTAGCGAACATAAAATCTTTGGCCGCAGGATTAATTCGTGTTGCTAACAATGCGGCAGTCGCAGAAATAAATCCGTCGATTAGGATAGGGATTCTGTGTATCGCGCCACCGAGATATACTCCTACTAGCCCAGCGATGTCGAGACCGCCAACAGCAGAAAGAACGTCAAAAGGATCTGCAGGGTTGGGTTGATGCAATGCGATTGCCTTATTTATTACATCGATTTTATGTAAAAGACCTTTGGTGCTAAGCCCCGCCCCTTTGCCGGTTACAGCGATTGCGTCTGTGCCAAATAATGCTGCAACAATGGCGCTACTGGTTGTGGTATTGCCGATGCCCATCTCCCCAGTTGCAATGAGATTGTATTGTTGCCATTTTAATTTTGCCACTCCGCCGATGCCTACAGATATAGCGGTATTTACTTCGTCGAGAGTCATGGCTCGCTCGACAGAAAAATCGCGAGTTCCATACGCTACTTTTTTGTTAAAAATTTTGGGATTGTCACTATCGGTGGTCATACCTATGTCGGTTACAAAGAGATCTGCCTTTGCTTGTTTACAAAGTATGGCGATCGAAGCTTTGCCATCGGTCATATTCTCGGCAACAATTTTGGTGACATGTTGGCCGGTTTGCGTAACATCTTGAGCCACGATTCCGTTATCGGCGCATAAAACGATTACAGCTTTTTTATCGAAAGTAAAGTCTGCGGTTCCAAAAATCCCGGCACATTTTATAAGTATATCTTCTAATTTTCCTAATCCTCCAAGAGGCATAGCGATATTATCGATGCGTGATTTGGCTAGAGCCATTGCCATTTTGTTCATAGAAATCCTCCTTTATAACAGCAACAGAAGAAGCAGTAACGACAGATAGATATACTATCTGTAACTACTGCTGCTTAATTACATTTTCCATACATTACTACGTTTGTTACATTACTGAACTACATTTTTCATTCGTTATTCGTCATTTTTTGGACTATAGTTGCCAAAAGTAATGATATAGATGGGGTTAGCTGCCATCATTAGATTATAATTACCGACTTCTTTTGTGCGTGCGACAGACATGTGAACTACTTCTCTATAACTAAAAGATTTGGTAAGCTCAATTGCTTGTGTTAATGTTTCTAAAGAGACTACATTAAGAACAAATCGTGTCGAGGCATTTTTGGCCAGAATCGCATCTACAATAGACTTTAGATTGCCAGAGCTTCCACCGATAAAGGCGTGTGTTGGCGCATCTAAGGGCTCTAAAACTGCTGGAGCAACTCCCTCAATGATTTCTAAGTTATCCACATGAAACTTAAATTTGTTTTCTCTAAC is a genomic window of Candidatus Epulonipiscium viviparus containing:
- a CDS encoding pyridoxal phosphate-dependent aminotransferase, with the protein product MIHGGDIYTFEALTGQKPLDFSENTNPLGLPSAVQNAITASVNQYSSYPDPNCRTLAQATAQYYNINAAHILFGNGAADLIFKIAYYLNSTPAVVLAPTFSEYELALKNAGSPVEHYHLSPADNFAVHDDIAIYATGKVVFICNPNNPTGQLCSISLLEKIAANAKLLIIDECFIDFVSPDSSFVTKFTQYPNVIILKAFTKIFAMAGIRLGFCICSNPSILSAINAQGQPWSVSTVAQVAGVACFEDPEYIRSSLALINTERKFLETELANLGFTVFKSVANYILFKTDIAIASQLMPHGIMIRDCSNYIGLDSTYYRIAVKTHEHNLQLLNALHSFIR
- the cbiB gene encoding adenosylcobinamide-phosphate synthase CbiB, encoding MNFVILIAFGLDALFGDPAYIPHPVSMIGKLITKTEKYLRERIPDEVRAGAYLVAIVCSISFFVPLIILAVLHAFNPWVALAVDIFFCFQILAAKSLKTAALRVFDAVSCGKPNEARKALSHIVGRDTKNLDRDGVIKATIETVSENTTDGVVAPLFYMAIGGAPLAFMYKAINTMDSMIGYKNDKYLLFGKCAAKVDDLANFLPARIAALLMIAASAFLSLDPKNAFKIYIRDHKKHASPNSAHTEAACAGALGIQLGGDATYNGVVVHRHTIGNSLRPVQTSDIKRAIQLMYLTSILMLIFSII
- a CDS encoding histidine phosphatase family protein gives rise to the protein MNVYFVRHLKTLGNYEKRYIGSTDQDLFQPASQSITANLPATPTHIFTSPLKRCLQTTLLLYPNSPYITVDALREIDFGKFENKTYDELKHNENYRNFIAGIDDTSGGESIAAFKSRCVAAFLKITAALPLSSTIVIVCHGGTVMAIMESLDSAHLNFYDYQLANGHSILCSWDGLILRRTNL
- a CDS encoding bifunctional adenosylcobinamide kinase/adenosylcobinamide-phosphate guanylyltransferase — translated: MIFITGGICQGKTEFAKTFNLNIIDNFESLVREWINTSADIDAHIADILATPDIVVICTEIGCGIIPLDKQERQWREAVGRAACKLAAAATQVFKLEAGIPIQIK
- a CDS encoding adenosylcobinamide-GDP ribazoletransferase; the protein is MVSFIICFSMYSIIPTPQVAWTDKALKNCFYFYPLIGLLIGAIWYAMYYLLSGFNANFTAIVLLLIPIIISGGIHFDGLIDTCDATFSYGDPAKKLTILKDPHVGAFGIISAATYLLMLFGVYSQIISNNQLIGVVPFIFALSRSLGALPLLYLKRAKPDGLGATFANAADTFVVLALLLWTAILFAIICVLNLYVGLLLILVCTIFLAIFIPYATKQFGGMTGDLAGFITSSLELLLPLSIAIGGTFL
- a CDS encoding bifunctional adenosylcobinamide kinase/adenosylcobinamide-phosphate guanylyltransferase, whose product is MFTLILGGAASGKSEYAESLCVHTTEKKLYVATMQPFGSEAIERIARHHHLRSTKGFDTLEKYVQLEEFADRSYHTILVECLSNLVANEFFSYDNFEDNIKRGINSMASQCQNFILVSNKVFSDGYTYEPLTIEYTHELASLNQYFAAKADSVIEVVYGIPVALKGSFCHNSPLLP
- the cobT gene encoding nicotinate-nucleotide--dimethylbenzimidazole phosphoribosyltransferase; the encoded protein is MNKMAMALAKSRIDNIAMPLGGLGKLEDILIKCAGIFGTADFTFDKKAVIVLCADNGIVAQDVTQTGQHVTKIVAENMTDGKASIAILCKQAKADLFVTDIGMTTDSDNPKIFNKKVAYGTRDFSVERAMTLDEVNTAISVGIGGVAKLKWQQYNLIATGEMGIGNTTTSSAIVAALFGTDAIAVTGKGAGLSTKGLLHKIDVINKAIALHQPNPADPFDVLSAVGGLDIAGLVGVYLGGAIHRIPILIDGFISATAALLATRINPAAKDFMFATHVSSEPATKMVLDAIGLEPFLFLDMHLGEGTGATMAFPLFDMALKIYREMSNFDQINVKKYVPLS